One window of the Granulicella arctica genome contains the following:
- the peaA gene encoding quinohemoprotein amine dehydrogenase subunit alpha: protein MSCFSCRRCWIGTKFFTLLLVGAGLTAGAIAQRARGTAITGGKEVHDVLIPVTDPLVMQKCGTCHSADALGNLTRISSVRTTPEGWEEAIKRMVRLNGLQVTPEEARKIVRYLSDSHGLAPEEAAAVEYFPEHRLVDEKFPDDDTQHACASCHALAKPLSWRRTPEDWDLLKNMHMAFFPSIEGSFRRGGFGARAEPVAPGTEAPKQPVDIALAYIKKSTPLTTPEWSNWVAMEETPKLAGAWLVSGSLPGKGKFYGEMKIEAKSDDGGYTTHTKVNFTNGSTWTGEGSSLVYTGYAWRGRSKGDATVAGIDDPNGVREVMMLSKDQSELTGRWFWGTYQEFGLDVTMRRETAAPTVLGTDIGALKTGSTDNTVRVFGTHLPAGLTAADVTLGSGVTVTKVVSSTPEMVTVLASVDAKAVPGRRVVSVANDTLPNAYAVYDHMDFLKVSPTTGIAHLGSDPHAKGYMQFEATAFSNGPDGKPNTPDDIDLGFVPASWKMEEFVASYGDDDIQFVGALDAKTGFFTPASDGPNPKRKSMRNNYGDVWTVATFMPPGATVPLVGRSYFIIAVPQYMQWDQPEVGQ, encoded by the coding sequence ATGTCTTGTTTTTCCTGTAGGCGATGCTGGATTGGGACGAAGTTTTTTACTCTGCTACTGGTTGGAGCCGGGCTAACTGCCGGCGCTATTGCGCAACGTGCGCGTGGAACGGCGATTACCGGCGGCAAGGAAGTACATGACGTTTTGATCCCGGTGACTGATCCCTTAGTGATGCAGAAGTGTGGCACCTGTCACTCTGCGGATGCGCTGGGAAACCTGACGCGGATCTCATCCGTGCGCACCACTCCCGAAGGTTGGGAGGAAGCGATTAAGCGTATGGTGCGGCTGAACGGGTTGCAGGTGACGCCCGAAGAGGCACGCAAGATCGTGCGATACCTCAGCGATTCCCATGGGCTGGCGCCGGAGGAAGCGGCGGCGGTTGAATATTTTCCGGAGCATAGGCTGGTCGATGAGAAGTTCCCGGACGACGATACGCAGCATGCCTGCGCCTCGTGCCATGCACTTGCGAAACCTCTGAGCTGGCGGCGAACCCCCGAGGACTGGGATCTGTTGAAGAACATGCACATGGCTTTCTTTCCATCCATCGAAGGATCGTTCCGGCGAGGTGGATTCGGGGCTCGTGCCGAGCCTGTTGCACCCGGAACCGAGGCACCCAAGCAACCGGTCGATATCGCGCTGGCGTACATCAAGAAGAGCACGCCGCTGACGACGCCGGAGTGGTCGAATTGGGTGGCGATGGAGGAGACGCCGAAGCTTGCAGGTGCGTGGTTGGTCTCCGGCAGTTTGCCGGGCAAGGGCAAGTTTTATGGCGAGATGAAGATCGAGGCCAAGTCGGATGATGGCGGCTATACAACGCACACCAAGGTGAACTTCACAAACGGTTCTACGTGGACAGGTGAGGGCAGTTCACTGGTGTACACGGGTTATGCGTGGCGCGGCCGTTCGAAGGGTGATGCAACCGTAGCAGGCATTGATGATCCGAACGGTGTACGTGAGGTGATGATGCTGTCGAAGGACCAGTCGGAGCTGACTGGCCGCTGGTTCTGGGGAACATACCAGGAGTTCGGGTTGGATGTGACGATGCGGCGCGAGACCGCGGCACCCACGGTGCTGGGCACGGATATCGGCGCGCTGAAGACGGGATCGACCGACAACACGGTACGAGTCTTCGGAACGCATCTGCCAGCGGGCTTGACCGCTGCGGATGTAACCCTGGGATCGGGCGTGACCGTGACGAAGGTAGTGAGCAGCACGCCCGAGATGGTGACGGTGCTGGCCAGTGTGGATGCGAAGGCAGTGCCTGGTAGGCGCGTCGTCTCAGTCGCAAACGACACACTCCCGAACGCCTATGCGGTGTACGACCACATGGACTTTTTGAAGGTAAGTCCAACGACCGGCATTGCGCACCTTGGCAGCGACCCGCACGCGAAGGGGTATATGCAGTTCGAGGCGACAGCCTTCAGCAATGGGCCGGACGGCAAGCCAAATACGCCAGACGATATTGACCTGGGCTTTGTTCCGGCCTCTTGGAAGATGGAGGAGTTTGTTGCTTCGTATGGCGACGACGACATTCAGTTTGTTGGAGCGCTGGATGCGAAGACGGGCTTCTTTACGCCGGCGAGCGATGGGCCAAACCCCAAGCGAAAATCCATGCGCAATAACTATGGCGACGTGTGGACTGTTGCAACGTTTATGCCACCGGGTGCGACCGTACCGCTGGTGGGCAGAAGCTACTTCATCATCGCTGTACCGCAGTACATGCAGTGGGATCAACCGGAGGTAGGCCAGTGA
- the peaB gene encoding quinohemoprotein amine dehydrogenase maturation protein, whose translation MTLSLSEVHTFRGVDFDFAYLVPSGGIVALDEISMAVLKRLEQVSLTREELIEELVVGGYSGVQASECIEELQAVRAIQNGAVVYEKSQALPEDFPLQSIVLNVTNQCNLSCSYCYEFGEDKIATPDGKKKFMDIETAQASVDYLFEESKGRESVHITFFGGETLMNFPLMKQVVDYARQQAALRGSKVEFSLTTNATLLSTSIIEFLAEHGVGVTVSMDGTKEMQDKFRIFSNGKGSYDIIKPKVQELIAKHTSRPVGARVTMTSGAMDVRKIYQHLKHELGFHEVAFAPVTTSPDRLYSIGEVGMDTVLEQFSELADEYLEHALRGEHHGFSNVSDTLAELHQGVNKALPCGAGLGMVGVGPSGDIAPCHRFVDSDEHTLGHISTGIDKEKRADFLGRGNIDTKYDCHSCWARPLCAGGCHHEAFVRYGDTGHANLHYCDWIRTWTNKCLEIYGAIAEKNPSFLQHFAERKAA comes from the coding sequence GTGACGTTATCACTATCAGAAGTACATACCTTCCGTGGAGTTGACTTTGATTTTGCGTACCTCGTGCCGAGCGGCGGCATCGTGGCGCTCGACGAGATTTCAATGGCTGTATTGAAACGGCTCGAACAGGTTTCCCTGACGCGAGAAGAGCTGATTGAGGAGCTTGTAGTGGGCGGGTACTCGGGTGTGCAGGCGTCAGAATGCATCGAAGAACTCCAGGCTGTGCGGGCGATCCAGAACGGCGCGGTGGTGTATGAGAAGTCGCAGGCTTTGCCAGAAGATTTTCCATTGCAGAGCATCGTCCTGAACGTGACCAATCAATGCAATCTCTCATGCTCCTACTGCTACGAGTTTGGGGAAGACAAGATTGCGACGCCTGATGGCAAGAAGAAGTTCATGGACATCGAGACGGCGCAAGCCTCAGTCGACTACCTCTTCGAGGAGTCCAAGGGGCGTGAGTCCGTTCATATCACCTTCTTCGGTGGTGAGACGCTGATGAACTTTCCTCTTATGAAGCAGGTGGTTGACTATGCGCGTCAACAGGCAGCTCTGCGCGGCAGTAAGGTCGAGTTCAGCCTGACAACCAACGCGACGCTGCTGTCGACCTCGATCATCGAGTTTCTTGCAGAGCACGGCGTCGGCGTTACCGTGAGCATGGACGGAACGAAGGAGATGCAGGATAAATTCCGCATCTTCTCAAACGGTAAGGGCAGTTACGACATCATCAAGCCAAAGGTGCAGGAGCTGATCGCGAAACACACCAGCCGGCCGGTAGGCGCACGGGTCACGATGACCTCGGGCGCGATGGACGTACGGAAGATCTATCAGCATTTGAAGCACGAGCTGGGATTTCACGAGGTAGCGTTTGCACCAGTGACCACTTCGCCTGATCGGTTGTACTCGATCGGCGAGGTCGGCATGGACACCGTGCTGGAACAATTCAGTGAGCTGGCGGATGAGTATCTGGAGCATGCGCTGCGGGGCGAACACCATGGCTTCTCGAACGTGAGCGACACGTTGGCGGAGTTGCATCAAGGTGTGAACAAGGCGCTGCCGTGCGGTGCAGGCCTGGGGATGGTTGGCGTTGGTCCTTCGGGCGATATTGCGCCATGCCATCGCTTTGTGGATTCGGATGAGCACACGCTGGGTCACATCTCGACCGGTATCGACAAAGAGAAGCGGGCGGACTTTCTTGGTCGCGGCAACATCGATACAAAGTACGACTGTCATAGCTGCTGGGCTCGTCCGCTTTGCGCGGGTGGGTGCCACCACGAGGCATTCGTGCGGTATGGAGATACTGGCCATGCGAATCTGCACTACTGCGACTGGATTCGGACATGGACGAACAAATGTCTTGAGATCTATGGCGCTATTGCTGAAAAGAATCCATCGTTTCTCCAACACTTCGCGGAAAGGAAGGCTGCATGA